GCTGTTTTATTCATTTCTACAGGTTTTATATTCCAGATTTCTTCCATGTAGGCCCTTATTGTACGGTCGCTTGAAAAATAACCCATATTTGCGATATTTTTCAGCGATTTTTTCTGCCATCCGATCTTATTTTTGTAATCACTGTTTAATTTCAGGTTGGTTTCCGTATAACTCATAAGGTCTGCCAGCACAAAATACTGGTCTGCCATATTACCGTCAACACCGTTTATAAGCGAATCATAAAGAGGCTTGAAAAGGCCCTGGTCTCCGCAGGCGAGATCGCCGTTTTTCAGCATATCAACAACCTGTTTAATTTCAGGATTTTTATTATAAATGTCTTTCGGGTTATATTTTCCCGAAGCAACCATTTTTTCAATTTCCGCGGCTTTCAAACCGAAAATATAAATATTTTCTTCCCCCACTTCGTTCATAATTTCTATATTCGAGCCGTCAAGGGTGGCGACGGCAACAGCGCCGTTAAGCGAAAACTTCATATTACTGGTGCCGGAAGCTTCCTTGCCCGCAGTTGAAATGTGCTTGCTTACATCCGCTGCGGGAATAATTTTCTCAGCGACAGAAACGCCGTAGTTGGGTATGAATACAACTTTGATTTTATTTTTAATTGTTTTGTCGTTGTTTACTAAATCTGCGACGCAATTGATAAGCTTGATGATGAGCTTCGCCCTATAATAGCCCGGCGCGGATTTTCCGCCCAAAATAAAGGTAACGGGCACAAGATCTAAATCAGGATTTTTTTTCAGCCGGTTATACATTATCAGGACATGCAGAATACTTAAAAATTGCCTTTTATATTCGTGAATTCTTTTTGTCTGGACATCAAATATAGAGTTAACAGCAAGCTCAATTCCCATGGTTTCTTTTACATATTGCGCAAGTTTGATTTTGTTTAACTTCTTTGTTTCATATAATTTTATCAGAAATTCTTCATCATCAATAGAATTCTCGAGTTTTTTCAGTTCCATGGATTCGGTAATCCACGTATCACCGATTTTACCGCAAATCAGGCGCGATAATTCGGGATTTGAAGCCAAAAGCCACCTGCGGAAAGTAATACCATTGGTTTTATTATTAAACTTTTCCGGCGACAACTCATAAAAATCCTTGAAAACACTGTTAATCAAAATATCCGTATGAAGTTTTGCTACTCCGTTAACAGAATGCGAGCCGACAATGGCCAGGTTAGCCATCCGGGCCTGTTTTTCATAACCTTCTTCTACAAGCGACATGCGTTTTACTTTTTCCGGGTCATTGGGATATTCCAATTGGATTTTTTCCAGGAAGTTCTCGTTAATTTTATAAAGTATCTGCAAATGGCGCGGAATCAATTTTTCAAGAAGGCTCACGGGCCATTTTTCCATGGCTTCAGACAATACAGTGTGGTTGGTAAATGCAAATACTTTTGTAGTTATTCCCCAGGCTTTGCCCCATTCTAGGTTGTACTCGTCAACAAGGAGGCGCATAAGCTCCAATATTCCAAGAGCAGGATGAGTATCGTTCAATTGTACAGCAATCTGATCGGAAAGATTGTCAAAATACTCAAAAGTTTTCTGGTACCTTCTTAAAATGTCCTGCAAGGTAGCCGATACAAAAAAGTATTCCTGTTTCAATCTTAATTCTTTGCCTTCCAGGATATTATCGTTCGGATACAGCACGCGGGAAATATTTTCGGAATAATTTTTGTCCTCAATAGCTTTTATGTAATCGCCATGGTTAAAAATTTCCAGGTCAAACTCATTTGAAGCGCGCGCCGCCCACAACCTGAGTGTGTTAACAATACCGTTTCCGTACCCGACTACCGGAATATCATGAGGCAGTGCCAGAACATTTCTTGTGTTCTGCCAGATATACTTCGTTTTACCGAATTCATCTTTTTTTTGTACAACTTCGCCGTAAAATTTAACAACTTTCGAAAATTCCGGCCTGGCAATTTCCCACGGGTAAACATATTTAAGCCACTCTTCCGGTTCTTCTATCTGGAATCCGTTGACAATCTTTTGATTGAAAATACCAAACTCGTATCTAAGTCCGTAACCGTACCCGGGAATGCCTATTGTTGCCATAGAATCAAGAAAACACGCGGCCAGCCTACCTAAACCGCCGTTACCCAGGCCAGCATCCGGCTCCATAGCCAGAAGTTTATCAAAATCGTGGCCCAATTGTTTCATAACATACTTTGTCTGGTCCAGCATTTTGAGGTTTATGATATTATTAAGGATTAGCCTGCCGAGGAGAAATTCAAGCGAAAGATAATAAACTCTTTTTGCGTTGATATTATAATATTTCTGCTGGGTGTTGCTCCACTTTTCAACAATCCTGTCGCGGATTGTGTAGGCGAGGCTTAAATAATCGTCAAAATCCGTGGCGGAGTATTCATCTTTTGCGCGGGTGTAATGTAGGTGGTTAATAAAGGAAAGGCGGATGGCGTCGACATCCATCCTTTTTCTGTAGTCCCGGTAAAGTTCTTCTTTTGAACCGGTTCCGTTAGTTTTTTGTTCTTCCATGGTGCTCCTTTTAAAATCCAAATAAAAACGGAGAGAGAGGGATTCGAACCCCCGGCAGGCTTGCGCCCACACTGGTTTTCAAGACCAGCGGTTTTAACCACTCACCCATCTCTCCAAAATGTTACTTTCTCGTCAGTAAAACCCTTGTTTTTTAACGCAATAAGCTACAAGCAAAAAAGCCATTTGTGCCATATTTGTGCCATTTTCGCCTGCTGTTTTACAGTTTTCATTATACTTATTTAGAATATCCTTGTAAAGCCTGAATTCTAACTCGGTATTGAAAAACAATAAAATTTATAGTATATATATGCATGCCTTTTATACATTTGATTATAACGGCATGCGGTTTAAGTATAACTATCATAATTATTTTAAATTTAAAATACAGGAGTTTTACTTTAGATAGTATCAAATTTGGTGCCTTGGGAAGCATTGTGGGTATTTTTTTACTTTAAAAGCATTGGAATCAATAACTGCAATGATTGTCTTCCCTGTTACTCTCAATGGCACCATTATTACAACAGCACTGTTTTCACATTTCTTTTTCAAGGGGAAAATAAATAGGCTTGGTTTTTTAGGAATTATCGGCGGCATAACAGGGATTATAGCCATTTGCCTGGGATAAAAGGAGATTATGCATGTACAAAAAAATTGAAACAGAAATAATTGAAAAGTTAAAAAACATTGTCGGCACAGGCAACATAATACTAGAAAAAGAAAAAATGGAAGATTATTCCCATGACGAATACGCCGTGCCTGAAATAAAAAAATACCCGGAAGTTGTCGTAAAACCTAAAACCACGGAAGAAGTATCTGCGGTTTTGAAACTGGCAAATGAGAACAATTTTCCCGTTACTGCAAGAGGCGGAGCCACTGGTTTGTGCGGAGCCTGCGTGCCCTTCTATGGCGGCGTGGTCTTATCGCTTGAAAATATGAATAAGGTAGTAGAAGTTGACACAAATAATCTTATGGTTGTTGTTGAGGCAGGCACAACTCTGAAAGACATGTACAAGGAAATCAATAAGGCTAATCTGTTCTTCCCCCCTCATCCGGGAGATGAATCAGCGACTATCGGAGGAGTTATAGCCACAAACGCCGGTGGTTCAAGGGCCATAAAATACGGAGTAACCAGAAATTTCGTCAGAGGGCTTGAAGTTGTGTTCGCTGACGGCTCTATAGCAAAACTTGGCGGTAAATTGATGAAAAATTCAACCGGGTACAGCCTGCAGAACCTGCTGATAGGTTCCGAAGGAACTCTTGGTGTAGTCACTAAAGCCACAATAAACCTGCTGCCCTTGCCCAAGTATCTTCTTACGCTTATTATTCCTTACGAGGATTTACACAGCGCAATTCAAACCGTCCCGCTGTTGTTCCAGAATAAAATAATGCCGCTTGCGATAGAATTCATTGAAAAAGACATTATTCCTATTTCCGAAAACTACCTTGATAAAAAATGGCCTGTTTCCCAGGGAAAAGCCGACTTGATGATCATAATCGAAAGCACTAGCGATACTGAATTGATGAAAATTGCCGAACAAATATCCGAAGTATGCCTGGCAAACAGCGCTATTGACGTATTCATAGCGGAATCAGCCGAAAAACAGGAAACAATTTTGGCGATAAGAGGCATTTTTTACGAAGCGTTAAAATCACATACAATAGAAATGCTGGATATCACGGTTCCTATTTCAGAAATAGCTAACTTTGTGGATGAAGTGAATAAAATATCAAAGAAATACAATATGTGGTTTCCCATCTATGGCCATGCCGGCGACGGAAATGTCCATATCCATATAATGAACGCCAATCTTAAAGGAGTTGACACCTGGGAACCGCTGGATGCTGAATATTTTAAAAAGAATTTCAACGCGGTGAAAGAAGAAATTTATTCAGCAGGACATAAACTGGCTGGCATAGTTTCGGGTGAACACGGCATAGGGCTTGTAAAAAAAGACCTGCTTTATAAATATTCAAACCCAAAAGAAATCGAACTGATGAAATCAATAAAAAAAGCCTTCGACCCTAATAGTATCCTGAATCCGGGAAAGATATTTTAATATTTTATAAACCTTTCTGTTTAACCTTTTCTTCAAATTTATTTACGATATATTATGGGACATAACAAACTCATTTGTAATTGGAACTCCCATTGACCTCTCTATTAGGCTTGTATTTGATGAAGTAAAATACTCGCATGTTAAAGAGCACGACGGTAAGACCTATACCCTGCTCGGAGAAGGCAGAGTTCCTTAATATGCAAAGAAACTTCTTGAATATTAAAATTGAAAACAACCTAATATTTTGCTAAGATTTTCATTGAACAAGGCGTATTAAAAAGGAGAAACTATGGAACATGCCAAAGTAAAAATCGCATACATCGGTGGAGGAAGCAGGGGCTGGACTCATATACTTATGAGGGATTTAGCCCTTTGCCCGGAATTAAGCGGCGAGGTTTACCTTTATGACATTGACCTGCCTGCCGCCAGGTTGAATGAGGAATACGGCAACTGGCTTCAAAAACAGAAAGGTGTTTTATCCGATTGGCAATACAGAGCCGTTAAAACACAAAAAGAAGCGTTGAAGGATGCAGATTTTGTAATAATTTCCATAACCCCCGGCGGTCTCAAATTGATGGGGCAGGATTTAAAAATAGCAAGAAAATACGGCATAATCCATACCGTTGGCGATACTGTCGGACCGGCAGGCTTAATGAGAATAATGAGGACCGTGCCCATCTACAGCGGGATAGCGCATGAAATAGCAAAGATATGCCCTAAAGCCTGGGTAATTAATTACACTAACCCCATGAGCGCCTGCACAAGAATAATAGGTATTGCCGAACCCTCTTTAAAAGTTTTTGGCTGCTGCCATGAAGTTTTCAGCGCCCAGAATTTTCTGGCAACTTTGGCTAAAAAGTATTTAAAATGCCCGCTTCCTCCAAGGCAGGAAATCAAAGTCAATGTCCTAGGTATAAATCATTTCACCTTTATTGATAAGGCAACCTGGAAGGGGCGCGACCTGCTGGAGTTGGTAAAAAAACATATAAATCAAAAAAACATTATCCGTAAATACACAAAGAAAGAGATAAAAAAAGAAAATAACTTTTTTACCTGCCACTACCAAATTACATTTGAAATGTTTAAAAGATACGGAATTTTAGCCGCAGCCGGCGACAGGCACCTGGCTGAGTTTGTGCCCTGGTTCCTGACTTGCGAAGATTCCGCTTACCGTTGGGGGGTCGATATCACTCCCATAGAATATAGGCTGAAAGTTTATAATGCAAGCCCCCTTTTATTCAAAAAAAGAATCCTGGGGCAGGAAAAATTTAAATTGACTCATTCGGATGAAGAAGGAACTGATTTAATGAAAGCGCTTGTCGGTATAAAACCGCTTATGACAAATGTAAACTATAGAAATGAAGGACAGATTGAAAACCTCCCGAAGGGCGCCATTGTAGAAACCAACGCTTATTTTTCAAAAAACTCAATAAGGCCGATTAAGGCCGGAAGGATTCATGACGGATTGTATCCTCTTGTGATGAGGCACGTGTGCAATCTGGAAATGGTTGTAAATTCCGTTCTTAAAGGAGATAAACAACTCGGATTTCACGCATTTTTAAACGACCCTCTCTGCAAAACATCGATGGAAGATACCTGGAATATGTACAATGAAATGCTAAACGCAAATAAAAAATACCTGAAGTTAAAATAATGAAAAAAATCAATAACTTGCTTAAAAGTTTCCTTACGGTACTTTTTGTTTTTTGTATTTTTAAAACAGATGTCCTATGCTGTAACCTGAAAATAATTTCCGAAGATTCAAGACAATGGATACCCGAGAATTACAACCTGTATTATTTCAGGGCGGACAAGAAAGCAAAATTTGAAGAGTATGACAAACTGGTAGATAGTTTCGAAGCGAAATGGATCCGGTATTCCAAAGCCAACATCTGGATAAAAAGGATAGAAAACACTGCGGACTTGGATGCCGCTAACAAAGATTTAAAACTAAAGAAGAACCAACGTTTTGTGTTTTTATTGGCTTCTCCTTCCGGGAAAATCATCTGGAGCCGGCGTTACGGTAAAAAAGTAACCATTGAAGATATCGAAAACATCATAGCAAGCCCCATGAAAACAAAAATAGCTGAAAGTTTAAAGAAAAAAAATAACACGGTTCTTCTATATGTCTCAGACCGCAAGAGCGAAGAGGCGAAAAAACTCTACCCAGAAATGAAATCGGTGTTAAAAATTTGCGAAGAGCTGTATAATATTACCGTAAGTATCCTCTGGCTGGACACTAACGATGTTAACGAATCATTTTTATTAAAAAATCTTGAAATTCCGCAGGGAGATAAAAATATCAGCGTTGCCTTTCTTTTAGGCAATGCAAAAGTAATGTTCGTTCTAAAAGATAAAACAATCACCAAGGATCAAATTCTTGATAGAATGCGCGCCGCCAACTGGAACTGCAGCTGCATGAACAGCCCGGAATCTTACGGTGAAGACCTTCTGATGGAAACCATTTCAGGTGAAGGAAATTAATGAAAATTTTGTCCATAGTCAATAAAGAATTGCGCTATAACAAAGCGTCATTTTTAATCAGCGTCCTGTTTGTCAGCCTGGCTGTAGCGTCCGTTGTTTCTATAAGGAATATGAGCGAAGCCTCAAAAAACAAGGTGCGGATACTGATGAGAGACCTGGGAAACAACCTGGCTGTCCTGCCGAAAGGAACAGACCCTGAAAAATTGTGGGCAGGCGAATACACCCTGAAAACACTGCCTGAAAATTATGTTAATAAACTTGCCGGTTTTTCCAAAATAGAAGCGCAGCACTTCGTAGGAAAATTACAGAAATATGTTGTTTTAAAAGGAAACCGCCTTCTTTTAACCGGGCTTATGCCTGAAATAAATCCTCCGGGAGGTTCCGCCAAAGACCTGATAAGCCCTGCCATTTCGGACGGCAACGCAATCCTCGGAGCTGATGCGGCTAAAATCCTCGGCCTGAAAAAAGGCCAAAACATCGACATCAACGGATCAAAATTTCTTGTTGAAGAAATAAAACAGCCTCTG
The window above is part of the Elusimicrobiota bacterium genome. Proteins encoded here:
- a CDS encoding glycogen/starch/alpha-glucan phosphorylase — encoded protein: MEEQKTNGTGSKEELYRDYRKRMDVDAIRLSFINHLHYTRAKDEYSATDFDDYLSLAYTIRDRIVEKWSNTQQKYYNINAKRVYYLSLEFLLGRLILNNIINLKMLDQTKYVMKQLGHDFDKLLAMEPDAGLGNGGLGRLAACFLDSMATIGIPGYGYGLRYEFGIFNQKIVNGFQIEEPEEWLKYVYPWEIARPEFSKVVKFYGEVVQKKDEFGKTKYIWQNTRNVLALPHDIPVVGYGNGIVNTLRLWAARASNEFDLEIFNHGDYIKAIEDKNYSENISRVLYPNDNILEGKELRLKQEYFFVSATLQDILRRYQKTFEYFDNLSDQIAVQLNDTHPALGILELMRLLVDEYNLEWGKAWGITTKVFAFTNHTVLSEAMEKWPVSLLEKLIPRHLQILYKINENFLEKIQLEYPNDPEKVKRMSLVEEGYEKQARMANLAIVGSHSVNGVAKLHTDILINSVFKDFYELSPEKFNNKTNGITFRRWLLASNPELSRLICGKIGDTWITESMELKKLENSIDDEEFLIKLYETKKLNKIKLAQYVKETMGIELAVNSIFDVQTKRIHEYKRQFLSILHVLIMYNRLKKNPDLDLVPVTFILGGKSAPGYYRAKLIIKLINCVADLVNNDKTIKNKIKVVFIPNYGVSVAEKIIPAADVSKHISTAGKEASGTSNMKFSLNGAVAVATLDGSNIEIMNEVGEENIYIFGLKAAEIEKMVASGKYNPKDIYNKNPEIKQVVDMLKNGDLACGDQGLFKPLYDSLINGVDGNMADQYFVLADLMSYTETNLKLNSDYKNKIGWQKKSLKNIANMGYFSSDRTIRAYMEEIWNIKPVEMNKTAKEKP
- a CDS encoding FAD-binding oxidoreductase, which codes for MYKKIETEIIEKLKNIVGTGNIILEKEKMEDYSHDEYAVPEIKKYPEVVVKPKTTEEVSAVLKLANENNFPVTARGGATGLCGACVPFYGGVVLSLENMNKVVEVDTNNLMVVVEAGTTLKDMYKEINKANLFFPPHPGDESATIGGVIATNAGGSRAIKYGVTRNFVRGLEVVFADGSIAKLGGKLMKNSTGYSLQNLLIGSEGTLGVVTKATINLLPLPKYLLTLIIPYEDLHSAIQTVPLLFQNKIMPLAIEFIEKDIIPISENYLDKKWPVSQGKADLMIIIESTSDTELMKIAEQISEVCLANSAIDVFIAESAEKQETILAIRGIFYEALKSHTIEMLDITVPISEIANFVDEVNKISKKYNMWFPIYGHAGDGNVHIHIMNANLKGVDTWEPLDAEYFKKNFNAVKEEIYSAGHKLAGIVSGEHGIGLVKKDLLYKYSNPKEIELMKSIKKAFDPNSILNPGKIF
- a CDS encoding alpha-glucosidase/alpha-galactosidase; this translates as MEHAKVKIAYIGGGSRGWTHILMRDLALCPELSGEVYLYDIDLPAARLNEEYGNWLQKQKGVLSDWQYRAVKTQKEALKDADFVIISITPGGLKLMGQDLKIARKYGIIHTVGDTVGPAGLMRIMRTVPIYSGIAHEIAKICPKAWVINYTNPMSACTRIIGIAEPSLKVFGCCHEVFSAQNFLATLAKKYLKCPLPPRQEIKVNVLGINHFTFIDKATWKGRDLLELVKKHINQKNIIRKYTKKEIKKENNFFTCHYQITFEMFKRYGILAAAGDRHLAEFVPWFLTCEDSAYRWGVDITPIEYRLKVYNASPLLFKKRILGQEKFKLTHSDEEGTDLMKALVGIKPLMTNVNYRNEGQIENLPKGAIVETNAYFSKNSIRPIKAGRIHDGLYPLVMRHVCNLEMVVNSVLKGDKQLGFHAFLNDPLCKTSMEDTWNMYNEMLNANKKYLKLK